Proteins encoded within one genomic window of Rhododendron vialii isolate Sample 1 chromosome 1a, ASM3025357v1:
- the LOC131326832 gene encoding uncharacterized protein LOC131326832 has product MEGWLLPPTGKFKLNANGAFNLGAKAGMMGARSDKRLQRTMGRGLWVSTRTFALQSSSTMVECWAIREGLKLALDRNLFGILIETDSRASTQLIMEETQDGHELGNIIFDCRSMLRTLGSEVKHIFREADVCADVLAGLSACLAHQENLVIFDCIPNCLRQSLNDDSMGKKFPRTQFIS; this is encoded by the coding sequence ATGGAAGGTTGGTTGTTGCCACCTACGGGGAAGTTCAAACTCAATGCCAATGGGGCCTTTAACCTCGGTGCCAAGGCAGGAATGATGGGAGCTAGGTCTGATAAGAGATTACAAAGGACAATGGGTCGTGGGTTGTGGGTTTCCACAAGAACATTCGCTTTGCAATCCTCCAGTACCATGGTGGAATGTTGGGCTATCCGTGAGGGCCTGAAATTAGCCTTGGACAGGAATCTGTTCGGGATCCTCATTGAAACAGACTCGCGTGCATCCACCCAGCTGATCATGGAGGAAACGCAGGATGGTCATGAACTTGGTAACATTATTTTTGATTGCAGGTCAATGCTCCGAACGCTTGGGAGCGAGGTGAAACACATCTTCAGGGAAGCTGATGTTTGTGCCGATGTTCTTGCGGGGCTGTCTGCCTGTCTTGCCCATCAGgaaaatttagttattttcGATTGTATTCCTAACTGCCTCAGGCAGAGCTTGAATGATGACTCTATGGGAAAGAAATTTCCTAGAACTCAGTTCATCAGTTAA
- the LOC131299195 gene encoding leucine-rich repeat receptor-like protein kinase TDR: MEIFKPSCFHLLLLLLLLASILISSVLAIDPYSQALLSFKSDIIIDDSSSLSDWIVPSNSNPSQQIIGCSWSGVKCDQNSTTIVGLDLSMKSLGGEISGDLFQLLTSLLDLNLSYNYFSDKFPTGIFNLRNLETLDVSRNNFSGPFPSGISNLHHLVVFDAFSNSFSGPLPAEISRIETLQVLNLAGSYFSGPIPSEFGDFQSLEFIHLAGNYLTGEIPPEMGNLKSLTHMEIGYNSYQGGIPVKLGNMSQLQYLDIAGANLSGPIPTQLSNLTQLESLFLFRNQLTGLIPWGFSNITTLTSLDLSDNQLTGPIPKSFSELKNLRLLSLMYNNLNGTVPNGIAMLPQLETLLIWDNFFSGSLPSTLGSYSNLKWVDVSTNNFIGVIPPGICSRGVLFKLILFSNIFLDSLSPSLSNCSSLVRLRLEDNAFSGDIPLKFSNLPDISYVDLSRNAFSGGIPLDISQASNLQYFNVSDNPQLGGIVPQGIWSLPLLQNFSASSCNLTGFLPPFQSCKDLSVIELSSNHLSGNISASVSNCEFLEKMDLSRNSFTGHLPEVLANLSSLAILDLSHNNFTGSIPSNFANSSALVLLNLSFNNLSGPIPPEKKFSLMGSSAFVGNPELCGPPLENPCSKRPNEIELGIRKTQKFAWVLIVCSVVVVCITVSVVVVLYFRKGSQGNWRMITFSGLPRFTAEDVLKSFYSAEAMETIPPLSASVWKAVLPTGITVSVKKIEVDAKNMKAVVEFVTLLGNMRHKNLVRLLGFCYNKNLAYVLYDNLPNGNLAAKIRMKSDWVAKYRVVIGIARGLCFLHHDFYPVIPHGDLRASNVVFDENMEPQLAEFGFKFLPNWGNRPFLAPDSRIDTGEYDTAIKEEIQMDIYNFGELILEVLTNGRLKNAGGSVHANPMVTLLREICHENDIGPSDPIREDIKVVVEVALLCTRSRPVTRPSMEDVLKLLSGLKTQTMAKGTI, from the exons ATGGAGATTTTCAAACCCTCTTGCttccaccttcttcttcttcttcttcttcttgcttcAATCCTCATTTCCTCTGTTCTTGCAATTGACCCCTACTCACAAGCCCTTTTGAGCTTCAAATCTGACATCATAATTGATGATTCCAGCAGCTTGAGTGACTGGATTGTGCCTTCAAATTCGAACCCATCTCAACAAATCATTGGTTGTTCTTGGTCTGGTGTCAAATGTGACCAGAACTCAACCACGATCGTTGGTTTAGACCTCTCCATGAAGAGCCTTGGTGGTGAGATATCAGGAGATCTATTCCAACTCCTCACAAGTTTGCTTGATCTCAACCTCAGTTACAACTATTTTTCTGATAAATTCCCAACTGGGATTTTCAACCTCAGAAATCTTGAGACCTTGGATGTGAGCAGAAACAATTTCTCAGGCCCTTTTCCTAGTGGGATTTCAAATCTCCACCACCTTGTCGTTTTTGATGCCTTCAGTAACAGCTTTTCAGGCCCTTTGCCAGCTGAAATCTCCCGGATTGAAACCCTACAAGTGCTAAATCTAGCTGGGAGTTACTTCAGTGGACCAATCCCATCTGAATTTGGAGATTTCCAGAGCCTTGAGTTCATTCACTTGGCTGGGAATTATCTCACTGGTGAAATCCCACCAGAGATGGGGAATCTCAAATCACTTACCCATATGGAAATTGGTTACAATTCCTACCAGGGTGGAATTCCTGTGAAATTGGGTAACATGAGTCAACTCCAGTACCTTGACATTGCTGGTGCAAATCTCTCTGGTCCAATACCAACCCAACTCAGTAACTTGACTCAGCTTGAGTCACTTTTCCTTTTCAGAAACCAACTCACCGGTTTGATCCCATGGGGGTTCAGCAACATCACTACTCTAACAAGTTTAGATCTTTCTGATAACCAGCTCACTGGGCCAATTCCGAAGAGTTTTTCTGAGCTGAAAAACCTTAGGCTTCTCAGTCTGATGTACAACAACTTGAATGGCACTGTACCAAATGGAATTGCAATGCTTCCCCAACTTGAAACCCTTCTCATTTGGGACAATTTCTTTTCTGGGTCACTTCCAAGTACCTTGGGAAGCTACTCAAATTTGAAATGGGTGGATGTTTCCACCAACAACTTCATTGGGGTCATTCCACCTGGTATCTGCTCAAGAGGGGTATTGTTCAAGTTGATCCTATTTTCCAACATTTTCTTAGATTCTCTATCTCCTTCCCTCTCCAATTGTTCGTCCCTCGTTCGCCTCCGACTCGAAGACAATGCTTTCTCAGGTGATATCCCTTTGAAATTCAGTAATTTGCCTGATATTTCATATGTGGACTTGTCCAGAAATGCATTTTCTGGTGGGATCCCCTTAGATATATCTCAAGCTTCCAATCTTCAGTACTTCAATGTGTCTGATAATCCTCAGCTTGGGGGTATAGTCCCACAAGGGATTTGGTCACTGCCACTTCTTCAGAATTTTTCAGCTTCTTCTTGTAATCTCACTGGTTTTCTTCCTCCATTCCAATCCTGCAAAGATTTATCTGTGATTGAATTGAGCTCAAACCACTTGTCAGGAAATATTTCAGCAAGTGTATCAAACTGTGAGTTTCTTGAAAAGATGGACTTATCTAGAAATAGTTTCACAGGTCACTTACCTGAGGTACTTGCCAATCTTTCTTCTCTAGCTATTCTTGATTTGTCACACAACAATTTCACTGGATCAATACCCTCAAATTTTGCTAATTCATCTGCCCTTGTGCTTCTGAACTTATCGTTCAACAATTTATCTGGTCCCATTCCACCCGAAAAGAAATTCAGTTTGATGGGTAGTAGTGCTTTTGTTGGAAATCCAGAATTATGTGGACCACCGTTGGAAAACCCATGTTCTAAACGTCCTAATGAAATAGAATTAGGAATAAGAAAAACCCAGAAGTTTGCTTGGGTACTTATAGTGTGTTCTGTGGTGGTTGTATGCATCACAGTTTCAGTTGTTGTGGTTCTCTATTTTAGGAAAGGAAGCCAAGGCAATTGGAGAATGATCACATTTTCCGGACTCCCTCGGTTCACAGCAGAAGATGTTTTGAAAAGCTTCTATTCAGCAGAAGCAATGGAAACGATTCCACCGCTTTCCGCTTCAGTTTGGAAAGCTGTTTTGCCCACGGGGATAACTGTTtctgttaagaaaatagaggtGGATGCGAAAAACATGAAGGCTGTGGTGGAATTTGTAACGCTTTTGGGGAATATGAGGCACAAGAATTTGGTTAGGTTGTTGGGATTTTGCTACAACAAGAATTTGGCCTATGTTTTGTATGATAACTTGCCGAATGGAAATTTGGCTGCGAAGATCAGAATGAAGAGTGATTGGGTGGCTAAGTATAGAGTTGTCATTGGGATTGCTAGGGGACTTTGTTTCCTTCATCATGACTTTTATCCTGTGATTCCCCATGGAGATCTGAGGGCAAGTAATGTTGTGTTTGACGAAAATATGGAACCACAATTGGCTGAGTTCGGGTTTAAGTTTCTGCCGAACTGGGGCAACAGACCATTTCTAGCTCCAGATTCCAGGATTGATACAG GCGAATACGACACTGCCATAAAGGAGGAAATCCAAATGGACATCTACAACTTTGGGGAGCTAATTCTGGAAGTACTAACAAATGGCAGGCTGAAAAATGCAGGAGGAAGCGTACATGCTAACCCAATGGTGACCCTTTTAAGGGAGATTTGCCATGAGAACGACATCGGCCCGTCCGATCCAATCCGAGAGGACATAAAGGTGGTTGTTGAGGTTGCTTTGCTATGCACCAGAAGTAGGCCTGTCACAAGGCCATCCATGGAAGACGTATTGAAACTTCTCTCAGGGTTGAAAACACAGACAATGGCTAAGGGCACTATATGA
- the LOC131299232 gene encoding protein ENHANCED DISEASE RESISTANCE 2-like has translation MFRDSRLKLIPSIVEGYWMVRRAVGTKACLLGKVVTCKYLRQDNFLEIDADIGSSSVARGVISLVLGYVTSLVVDLAILIEAKEEAELPESILGTVRLNRVKLDSAVYLEV, from the exons ATGTTTCGGGATTCCAGACTTAAACTAATTCCAAGTATTGTTGAG GGATATTGGATGGTAAGGCGTGCAGTGGGAACAAAAGCTTGCTTACTAGGGAAAGTAGTTACTTGCAAGTACCTTCGACAAGACAATTTTCTCGAG ATTGACGCGGACATTGGCTCATCATCTGTCGCTAGGGGTGTCATTAGTCTTGTCCTTGGATATGTGACGAGCCTCGTTGTTGATCTTGCAATTCTAATTGAG GCTAAAGAAGAGGCGGAACTGCCAGAGTCCATTCTTGGAACTGTTCGGCTAAATCGCGTGAAGCTAGACTCTGCTGTATACCTTGAAGTCTGA